From Malaya genurostris strain Urasoe2022 chromosome 2, Malgen_1.1, whole genome shotgun sequence:
CAACTTGTCAGGCGTACCTCACGGTAGCAACCTAGGACCTTtgctgttttctttattttttaatgatatTTGCTTTATCCTGCAACCAGGATGTAAGCTTATTTATGCAGATGATCTAAAACTCTTCCTCATCATTCGATCCGAAGAGAACTGCATTGTTTTGCAAAAACAGCTCGATGTTTTCTGTGATTGGTGTACGCGTAACCGATTGACGCTAAGTGTATCCAAATGTTCTGTAATTACCTTCACACGCAAGAAAAAGCCTGTTGTTTGGAGCTACGCTGTTTCCGGAGAACGTCTCGAGAGAGTATCAGTTGTCAGAGATCTTGGTGTACTACTGGATACACAGCTGTCCTTCAGAGACCACTACTGTCATATTATTGCTCAAGCCAACCGAAATCTTGGATTCATATTCAAAATAGCAAAAGAGTTCAAAGATCCATATTGTCTTCGATCACTGTACTTCACCCTTGTGCGATCAGTCCTTGAAACTTCATCTGTAGTTTGGAGTCCTTACATAGATGTCTGGATTaaccgaattgaatcagttcaagCTAGGTTCATTCGTTATGCTCTAAGATCTCTGCCATGGCGTAACCCTACAGAATTACCACCCTATACAGATCGCTGCAGATTGCTTGGTATGGACACGCTTGCCAAAAGAAGGAATATCTTTAGGGCgcttttattggaaaattattAATCGGTCAAATTGACGCTCCATATATACTTTCTCGAGTTAATATTAACGTACCACCTAGAACTTTAAAATCGAGGAACTTTTTAAGACTTGACCATCAACGTACTGATTATGGACAGAACGAACCCATAAGGGGAATGTGTTGTATTTTTAACAATGTCTATGATTTTTTAGACTTTTCCATTTCATGTGATAATTTTAAAGATAGACTTAAGAAATTTACTTAGTGTATGAGAATTtatgtaaaaaccaatatgtcaatttatgtaacatgaaactgtttgtgatgtgattatatTGTCAGTTCAGCCAACCATAGAAATTAGAAAAGAAGAAGGGGTTTTTATGCCAAATTGAAGATAGTTTCTGTTTGGATCTTCAATTGGGCTTTTCCCCTTCCAATGCTTCATGTAGACTATATCTGGTCAGATGAAGGAATAACAAATAAATATTTGCTATTCAGCGAAAGTAAGAAGAATttcgagataaacttacttcatttaacatagtatttaaacttttgtcgtgaatacgacttactttactatggggtgccttttcaaaatttaccctctgagagagtgataagtttttgatcgtgaatatctcttgttgtatctaacgaatcaacataatttttgctacatgccatcagaaatatgatcacaattttatgataaaatattcagttgtgagacataatctcaaatacttcaaaattaaacttttctgaaatgtttggtataaacgagtatcaaagaggacgcgtttgcctttctcatatttttaaagctcatagctcagtgatctgtgaaagtatttatataatctaactaccaatagaatcgaaatttttcaacttgagcgtgtaaagaaaaagcattgaagtatttcaatagtacactattgaaaaacctgtctcatttgacccatgtcaacaccagccaatcagaacgcgttctgaggaagagaacaaaatatctgctgctgtacaacaaatcgagaaaatgtttcgaacagtgtttaatatcgtagtgagttccacaaattggtccttctgaaaggcaggaatgaatcccgtccaGGAtccggatattttctttcaatgaaatgcaaatccgaaatgaaatatcataattaaaattctatatgctgttatttttatagccgttaggaccgcccattagtgaaaaagctacaaacgaaatcaggtaaaaacaagcctctcaacaaaaattggatcactggattatatcgccactgcgagcagatgtattttgtgtcgtttgcaaagctagtttcgcaagCGCGATTACGtcgcagctgccagtcatttgcattggtgaaaaagcaacggtggagagcaacagtttggttagatttttgcacttttcgttgtgtgaaattcacagtaatcgagatcaagtgaagccttctttttttgcgaaaaatgtggaaaaggggaatgcttgcacaattcatacaattgatcaactaattgatattcggaagtgttgaggaacatgtcagttgttttcgtattcacgacatccagttatgtctctgacattatccacccgcccttttttattggggtattttctttgagtgaaagtataaaaagaaattacacagaagcaatttttacagAAGCTCTAAAATTATAACTTTGTTGCAAGATTTTTCCAGTGTTTCCAGTCCagtcgattaaaaaataatttaatgtgCTGAGCATATCGTGATAATAGAGTATGTTTGAGAGAATATGATCAATATTAtacacaaatccaactgcaatgacagaaaatgattacaagttttgctatggtaggattattttttccactcactgcacagtgggaaaaaatctatgaaaacccgcaaagaattcagtaactcatgaactaattgagataggaCAACAAACTaaagtgtttcttatgtaaaaatttcccaggaatttaattaaaatggccgcacgaatcgcaatccggctcgttttaccccaaatgtacagcagttttagggtttcctataacattcgctcttCAACTTGAAAACAAGTCGAGTGTGGCcgcacactggccgcacgaaacgttttggtggctattttaccccaattccttcaTTTCATGAGCTCTttactgtaaatcgtccttaaatcttggtaaaacttattgCAAGTTTGATAAATCTTGCTTATCTTATATTTAAAAAAGTATGGAgactcgaatggaagaacctacactggcctcaagaaacgttttggtgactattctaccccatttcctccattttatggtattttattgtaaatcggtcttaaCTTATGGTGAAActaattggaagtttactaaatctagcttatcttatgtaaaaaagtctgtagaatcgaatgccagaacttatactggccacaggaaacgttttggtggcaattttaccccaattcctccaatattggaaattttcatctaaatcacccttatgttttaagcgaaccacgttgaaagcatacgaaaactatcttatattatgtaaaaaatcATGGagcatcgaatggaagaacctacactggccgcacgaaacgttctggtgactactTTACCCCAATTCatctatttcatgatatcttattgtaaatcgtccttaaatctcggtaaaatttattggaagtttactgaatctagcttatcttatgaaaaaaagtctgtagaatcgaatggaagaatctACACttaccgcacgaaacgttttgatgactattttaccccatttcctctattttatggtattttattgtaaatcggtcttaaGTTTCGgtgaaacttattggaagtttactgaaTCCGGCTTAtatcatgtaaaaaagtctgtaaaccCGAATGAaaaaacctacactggccgcacgaaacgttttttttattcaataatataatatatttttaggcacactacttaagctctaagatgccaagggtattttctaatcttaattagcgactaacttaaaactagaacagTATCagtagattatgtcgtctcggattttcggaaatccagctttcagctggcgatcggcagtgttCGTTGAATTAAATATTGCATGAGCCTTCCAGGTGGCGTTGTTAAATATCTATGGCCACTTCCTTCGGTTCTtttggtccgcgggaaacacccccaggctacgaaggcccggcgggtggcccgcatgctggtcatcgactggagcggtcgtCCATAGGCGGTGATAGTAATGTTAAGGAAGAGagtgaaaaaaagtaaatattgtggaaagcgAGGTAGATAGGGCTTATGGAAACAaatgatctaattagttgccatcgagatggtaaaGAAACGaggaaagggggaacgaaaaagttagtgacaaaaaaagaccttgttagttccaatgaagatggtggacagagacGGGGAACGAGAGAATCGgccggatgttagtgtcgaacctgtaggtggagattatactttctgagcgatgtataacagattacacttgtatattaatgtgtttaaggtactgatatatgagaagcatatatgaactatcccgattcgccatcacatctcggagcggaacttcaggtggtctacctcgggccctaaggaattccagtagcttcgacctggcgtcgcgatactctacgcacgaccacacgacatgctcgatgtcctgataaccctcgccacaggtgcagagaccgctctccgcgaactcaatacgccggagatgtgcgttgaatgtgtagtggtttgacatgagtctggacatcacacaaatgaagtcgcgactcacgttcatccccctgaaccaaggtttcgtcgatattttgggaacaatggagtatagccatcgtcccagttcgtcattgctccatgaagtttgccatctttcgagtgtcctctgacgcgaaatactaaaaaattcattgaagcagattggtctttcataaatttcaccttctaatgcacccactttagccaatgagtctgcctgttcattgcctggaatggaactatgtgatgggacccagactaaggatatttaAAAAGACCGACCAGATagagttctcaagtgttcccgtatttccgcaggaaatatgggggatacttttctGTCTTCATTgaacggagagcttctattgaacttaaactatccgtgacaatgaagtaatggtctttggctaAGTTTTAAATGATCTCAAGAGTATActtaatagcagctaattctgcaacgtagactgaagccggatcactgaatttgtacgaagcggtgatgtttttattgaagataccaaagcctgtggatccgttgagatttgacccatcagtgtaaaacatcctttcacagtcaactgctctgaatttattataaaaaatattagggatcGCTTGAGGGCGTACGTAATCCGGAAtgccacgaatctcttctctcatggatgtgtcgaaaaacacagtagaatcagaagtatccaagaaatgagcacggttggaaacaaacgaagaaggattaatattcttagccatgtaatcaaaatacaaggacataaaacgggtctgagaattgagttcgacaagcctttcgaaatttAAGACATTGCATCGAcgcagcaatcgatatgagagatctcaGAATCGGTTTTTAAATCGCATaacgcccgccaacacttcgagactcatcgtatgagtcgactgcatgcaatccAAGGCTATACGtaagcaacgatactgaattctttccagtttaatgaaatgggtgttcgcggcggatcggaagcagaagcatccatattccgttACGGACAATattgttgtttggtacagcctgatcaggtctcctgggtgggcaccctaccaagttccggttattgtgcgaattaataaaaattaattctctgctggcatttttgtttcagatacctaatgtgacatccccacgtgcctttcgagtcgaaccagaccccgagatatttatttgtgaaggcctgagctatggtttcaccccttagttgaagctgtaattgtgttgattctcgcttccttgaaaatactaccagctcagttttctccgtagagaacttgaTACCTaattgaagagcccatgtcgacaagttgtccaGGGTCCTGTaacagacacaacgctgtcgtcggcaagttgtcttatagtgcaagatgtgttgatacattcatcaatattgcttacgtaaaaattgtataaaagggggcttaatcgtgattcgtattgtcgacaaatcatccTGCGCAAAATGCATacgtttctcagacaatagattatacaaaaagtgattcaaaactggtgaaagaccgtTCTGATGCattttctcagataggatatgtattgaaactgaatcgaaagcccccttgatatctaggaagactgatgccatttgttctttacggatAAATGCAATGCCGGGAGATCTTCTGgtccggaacagagtcgggacacactttcttagcgaaatcgaatatccagcggttagaatattcctcgcattcgttcgtggtgtttcgattgcgcattcgtcgggctgtcttccaaagagtgctcatcgatgtttattttttcaatccgTTAACAAAACGGTGCCAGTATCcgcgtttttttgctttaattaagttctttgtttgcatgttttttctaaaattgatatacgtttcagattttttagcgtttagctctgagcactctttttcccaccacgggttggcaggacggatgttagttttcgcgcccggTACACGTTTTGTCTGAACTTGAGTCGTGGttccgagaatcaagccagccaaaaacgtgtactcttcctccggaggaagttcttgtgttgattctattttctcagatatcgaatttgcgtagcattctCAATCAATAttccgtgtgaggtcatacgaaacattgattgtctccgatggtcctaATCCGCagacgattgaaattacgataggtagatgatcgctaccgtttggatcagggatcaccttccacgtgcaatccaaccgtagcgatgtcgagcaaatggAAAGATCCAGCGCACTTTTTCTTGCtgatggtgcaggaatccgtgtcatttctcccgtatttaaaattgtcatagtCCTAAAActtgaagtctcctaaaactaacgtaggTGTAGAAAGGAGCTGCATGATGTCCGTTGGTGCTCAATCAAAGGGGGAATGtatatggaagcaatgcaaaggtccttgcctttcattggGATTTGACATGCAACAACTTCAACACCTGGTATCGAAGGGAGGTTTATTCGGTAGAAgggatagcactttttgatccctaaaagtactcctccgtatggGTTTTCTCGATCCAAGCGGATTATATTAAAATCATGGAAGATAattggtatttcagaagttagccatgcTTCGCACAAGGCAAATGCGTCACACTCCATGTTGGCGCAGTCCGAGCAAGTTCACCGAACTCAAAATCAGCAGACCACAGTTTGTATTGGTGGTGCACGCTTTTAGCtgcaaatttatttcagttaatATAGGtttcaataaattcaataaagctTACAAATTTCGGTTAtcttccttgctcttccttgcagTATTTAACCTCACTTGTTCCGTACTATCACCTCTGTAACCGTACTAATTAGCATTTAACTTCAAACAATTTAGTTTTACTTACTTCCGTACTATTAGCAGATAAGTAGAGAACAAATttagaataacaatttactcatggaataacaaattttttaaacttaGGTTATCAAATTGTGAGAAAATAATAACGATTATTTTTTACGTCTGCTCCGTTCTGCATATGGTTTGATTTTGACATTTTACTCTAGCTGCCGATGTAGCATCTCTTTCCCGCACCGACCTGTCATGTACGACCGTGTTGCCAGTTGTCCAcatcctccccccccccccccccgtaaCACTGACCATCAGGTTCTGTTTTACCCCTACTCGCCACATCTAACACAGCCAGCTTGGCTACCGGTCTACGTATGATCCCCCTCGCAGTTTTGACTACGGCCTGTCGCACTCTCCCATCTCCCGACTTGATCAACTCCTGTACCCGCCCACGAATCCAGTTATTCCGCTTCGACTCATCGACGATGAATACAAGATCTCCTTCAGCTAATGGTTTCACCTCTCCAAACCACTTGGTTCTTCTGGTCAGGGTTGGCAAATATTCGCGCGTCCATCTCTTCCAGAAACGGTCTAGTTGCAGTTGGATCATGTCCCAGGAACTCATGATGGACCTTATTGGGTCGGTTGGCTTTACAACTGGCTGACGGACTCCGTTGGAACTTCCTAGCAGGAAGTGGTTTGGAGTTAGGGCTTCGCTCTCCTCAGCGTCCAACGGTAGATAAGTCAACGGACGACTGTTAACTATTCCCTCTGCTTCGAATACCATCGTCTCGAGTTCTTCATCATCCAGCTTTCTATCGTTGTTGTACGTGGTTTCCATAGCTGTCTTTATCGATCTCACCAATCTCTCCCAGGCACCTCCCATATGGGGCGCAGCTGGAGGAATTAGTAGCCACCTGGTAGTCGTGCCGGTAAATGTCGTTACCAGATCATCCTGAATACGCTGTACTTGCTCCTTCAGCAGTCGTTCGGCTCCTTGAAAATTGGTTCCGTTATCTGAGTATATCTCAGCTGGTGATCAGCGGCGAACCACAAATCGACGGACACACTTTACGCACGAATCCGTGCTCAAACTGTAGGCCACCTCTACGTGTACAGCTCGCAATGTCAAACAGGTGAATAGGGCGATCCACCTTTTCGCAGTACTCCTACCGATCTTCACAGTCAAGGGACCAAAAAAGTCCAAGCCTACGTACGTGAAAGGCTTGCAAAACGATGACAATCTAGCCGCGGGAAGCGGAGCCATCCGGGGAATTCTCGGTTTCGTATTTTGCACTCGACACCATTGACAGATTTTGATGACTTTCTTCACAACCGCTCTCAACCGCGGGACGTAAAACATCTGACGGACCTCGTTTACTACGGTCTCAAAATTGGCGTGGCGATACTTACGATGATAGCTATCAATCAGCAAGTGTGTGAACTTATGTTCCTTAGGTAGAATAACAGGGAATTTGACGTCCATAGATACATTACGGGCTGCTCCGATCCTGCCATCCATCCGTAGGATTCCGAACTCATCCATTATTGGAGTAAGAGGGTATAAGTTGCTACTTTTCTCCAATTCTTCGCGTTTTCCGGTGGGAGATTGCAAATTGCGCCTAATTACGACCATTTCGTCGCCGAATACTTGCCACTGAACCAATTGAATGAGTTTTCGTTCGGCTGTTTGAATCTCTGTCGTGTTGAGCAGACCGACAATGGCCTCCTCACTACCTTTTTTCCTCTTCAAGTTCTCTATGAATCGAAGGACGTAGACCATAGCTCTGACGGCACGTTCGTACTTGGATACTCTGTTGAAATCGAATACTAACTCAGGAATTGCTATAGCACGATGACTGTAAATAGGGCGCAATTCTTCTTCTGCTGTCGATATTATCGTCTTCTGTTGTGGCCATTCTTTTTCCGGAAGCTGCAGGAACTCTGGTCCGCTAAACCATGTACCGGTTGTGTTTAATTGCGGCCCCTTTCCCCATTTCGTCGCCTGATCCGCTGGGTTTTGTTTCGAAGGCACCCATCTCCAATCTTCCACCGATGTTGATGTGAGCAGTTCTCCCACTCTACATGCTACATACTGACGATATCTAAGGTGGTCTGACCTCAGCCAACCCAGTACGGTGAGGGAGTCACTCCATAGATACTCCTGATGAATCGATACACTGTGACTCTCTTTCACAAACTGCATGAGACGTACTCCCAAGACTGCAGCTTGCAGCTCAAGGCGCGGGATTGACAACGGTTTCAGAGGTGCAACCTTGCTTTTCGCTGCTACTAAAACACATTCCggtttgctcttcactccaatgGTTCGAAAGTATGCAAGTGCTGCATAAGCCACCTCACTCGCATCTACGAAAATGTGAAGTTGAAGATGACGATACCGTTCAGATGTTGCATCTACAAAATAGCAACGTGGTATCTTGAGGGTTTCGACTGTCTTCATTAGCAATATCCACCTTCTCCACTGTTCATAGATGTCTTCATTAACCTTCTCATCCCACTTGATTCCTGAACGCCATACACTTTGAAGAATTACTTTACCATGCACGAGGAAAACACTAAGTAGTCCTAAAGGATCGAAAAAACCCATTAGACACTTCAAGATCTGTCTCTTCGTGGGTCGATCATTGTCGATCAGCAACTGTTGAATTTCCTCCTTCATAGAAGTGGAGAAGCAAAGCACGTCCTCTTCAGTGATCCACAGCATTCCCAGAACTCGACCATGTGTATGACTAACGTCAACCTTACGGATTTGCTTACAGCAGGATTGGTTTCTCCCAGCGTTCTAAGCACCCTTTTGCTGTTTGACAACCAGTTACGTAGGTTAAAGCCTCCACACCGATGAATAGTCCGAATCTCTTCAGCCACGCGAGAAGCTTCTTCTTCACTCTCGAAGCTATCCAACAGATCGTCCACATAATGATTCTGGATTACTGCGTTTACTGCCCTTGGATATTTTTCGGCAAAGGCTTCGGCGTTCTTGTTCTTGACGTATTGTGCAGTCGCCGGGGAACACGAAGATCCAAAGGTCGCCACATCCATCAGAAAGACCTCCGGAGCACAGGATGGATCACTTCTCCACAGAAAGCGTTGTGAATGCCGGTCATCTGGTCGAATAGAGATTTGGTGGAACATTTCCTGTATGTCGGCTGAAACTGCCACTTTAAACTGCCTGAAGCGTGACAAGATCGCGGGTAACGAGACCAGCTGATCGGGTCCCTTCAAGAGCATTGAGTTCAACGAGATACCGTCCACTTTCGCCGCAGCATCCCAGATAATACGAACCTTGCCAGGCTTCATTGGATTCGTCACAGCACCTATTGGAAGATACCACACACGTCTCATGTCAACATTGGCTAACTCAGCTTGGGTAGCTCGATGCGCATATCCCTTTAACTGGTACTCCTTCATTTGGAGGTGTAAATTATCCTTCAGTTGCGGCTCACGGATCATTTTCCTTTCCAGGCACTCCAATCTTCGTAACGCCATTTGGTAACTGTCAGGAAACTCCACGCGATCATACCGCCACAGCAATCCTGATTCAAAACGAACGCCCTTTCTAACAGTCGTTTCTTCGAGTATTCTTTGCGCTCGTTTGTCTTCATCGGAAATAAGCTGTGTTGCAGCCCGTGTCCCGATTTCCTCCAGCTCAAAATGATTCTTTACGATATCGTGGATTTTCTGATCACCTGTACAGTTGCAGGCGTGATAGTTTAACGTCGACACTCGGTTTCTTGTTTCTCCGCCATACACGCACCACCCCAAtcgggttttcacagcgattggttCTCGGAATTGCCCTTCCTTGACTCTTAAAGGCACGGTAAGGTTCACGTTGTTCACCCCGATGAGTAAACGTGGTACAGCATCATCATAACTTGCGATGGGTAACCCACGCAGGTGTTGGTAACGGCTGGCAAGGCTCTTGAAATCGATCGTCTGTTTCGGCAGTGAAAGTTCTCTCACAGTTTGGACATCGTTTAATCTGAACTGCTTCTGGCTTCTAGTACCAGATATATTCAAAGTAATCTGCATAGAATTTTCTTCCCTGCGAGTCACATTAGCGGTCCACACTAAGCACAGGGGGTTTTTGATTCCAACAGCACCGATCTGACGAGCTAAACCTTCTTCTATGAGGGTCATTGAAGAGCCATCATCGAGTAGGGCAAATGTGGTAACAACACCACGCGGTCCACGCAGTGTGACAGGAACGATTGGAAACAATAATGACTTTTCCAGCTGACGATTAGTATGATTTTCCGCAACAACTTGTTGCCGATTCCGTGCGCAATTCACAGAAGAATGCAGGAGAGGGTGATGCCGACTCTGGCAACCATTAATTCCACAAGGTTTCGGGTTGCGACAGCTCCTTCTGCCGTGAGCATTTAAACAAGTCCGACACAGGTTATTCAATTGAACGAATTTCCAACGATCATCTACTGAGGTGGATCTAAACGAACGGCAATCCTGGATACGGTGCCCCGGTTTCTTGCACGAggtacataacctttctacctCACGGCTATCGCTGGTATCATCCATGTGTGTGTAAACAGATCCTTTCTGCTTCATTCGCGTTCGTTCACCAGCAGTATTTTTACTGCCTCCAGTATTTCCAATAACTTTGCTGACGGATAACATCACTTCAGAAATGAAACCACTGAACGTTTTTAAGTTCACTACTTCACACTTGCGCAAGTATCCACCCCAATCAAGTTTCACATGGGCGCGTAACTTGTCCACTAACTCCATGAGGAGTGCTGGATTTGACAGATGAGCATGTTGACCTGCTGCTTCCAAATGGTCACACAAGCTCTGTACGGCCATGCCGAATTCTAATAGCGTTTCCAGTTTCTCTGTTTTAGGGGCTGGAACGGAATGAATCTTTTCGAGGAGAGCGGTAATTAACATTTCAGGCCTTCCATATAACAATTGAAGGGTGCTGACCACCTGAGGAACGGACTCAGGAAGAAGTAATCTACTTCGTACTGCTTCATATGCTTGTCCCTTCAAGCATCGTTGTAGCCTTGACATATTTTCTACGGAACTATAGCCGCAGGCGAGTGTAGTATTCATGAAACTACTGATAAACACGGGCCAGTCCGCTGGGTCGCCTGAAAATGTAGGCAAATCCCGAGGCATAACTTGTCTAGCGGCCAACTGCGAGGGGGTAGGAATGAATTCAGTAATCGTTGGCAGTTCCTGTGCAATAGGAACAGTACCAAACATTGAACCCGGTTGGGACAGTTTGAGATTCCCAAATTGTTTTATCAACTCATTGAGATTATTATCAACGCGCGGGGGTTGGGCGgttgtgtttgtttttttgaaataTCCGGTTCGCGCTTTAGCGCTTTCGTTAAAAATAGATAGTGGCTTACCTGGTATGGCTAGTTGTGTTACGGAGGACTGAGAGAGGATGCTAGGGTTACCTGTGGCTTGGCTAGTTACCCCGTCGTCCTGAAGATTGGATTCTGATAGCTGCTGCTTCGAATCACGTGGTTTAGAGAGCAGCTTCTTCGGCGGTAAATTTGGGATGTCGTTGCGGTCGTCTTTCTCCTTTCTCTGGTTGCGTGTATCTGGCGATTGCGATAACAATGAGGCTGCTCCTTGGCTACGTTGGCTCTGGTCGCCTTTCACTTCATCCGCATTTCCGCTCAACCACTGCTTCACCAGGTTTAGGCTTTTCCGTCGACTAATTCTGCTACGACAGCTCTCCCGGTCTTCATCGTCGTCTAATTCCTCCTCCAATAGCTTCTGTTTATCTTCTAGGAACTTtatccacagactaacagacaggacactcaaattagattcttcaatgattttaacggtcatttcgaatattcctttatttgggacagtactcacatgtgtcatgatggcgccaccttaccctatcaaaaatatcctgtctgtcatctagactgtgtttatttttttcatttaccaacagagttgccgttcatacagaattacctgtaatgtattgatttgtatacgtccatgcgaatttcatgcaggattcaGATTTAATAcacattgccaaaactatatacataattgtgcctacttctcatcctccaacgcaatacaaaatcgaacccgttttgttaccatatttacttgcttctggtctgccgccatttaatttcgagtgaaaactaccaacacaataaaaaatagtctagatgaacaacgttgagtcaaataaacggTTACCtttcaacatcgcgaaaaagttaaatatattatcaacgtaatccaataatttattgtgacgattcattttcaaatattttgatgaaatcaggcatccctgca
This genomic window contains:
- the LOC131429011 gene encoding uncharacterized protein LOC131429011 gives rise to the protein MCREISKREETALNSCEFQGETSLPQACRYRSERKRIDEESNTFTDATGVPQNAVVNKDLRKRAMSSTSSQKNMFTNLWIKFLEDKQKLLEEELDDDEDRESCRSRISRRKSLNLVKQWLSGNADEVKGDQSQRSQGAASLLSQSPDTRNQRKEKDDRNDIPNLPPKKLLSKPRDSKQQLSESNLQDDGVTSQATGNPSILSQSSVTQLAIPGKPLSIFNESAKARTGYFKKTNTTAQPPRVDNNLNELIKQFGNLKLSQPGSMFGTVPIAQELPTITEFIPTPSQLAARQVMPRDLPTFSGDPADWPVFISSFMNTTLACGYSSVENMSRLQRCLKGQAYEAVRSRLLLPESVPQVVSTLQLLYGRPEMLITALLEKIHSVPAPKTEKLETLLEFGMAVQSLCDHLEAAGQHAHLSNPALLMELVDKLRAHVKLDWGGYLRKCEVVNLKTFSGFISEVMLSVSKVIGNTGGSKNTAGERTRMKQKGSVYTHMDDTSDSREVERLCTSCKKPGHRIQDCRSFRSTSVDDRWKFVQLNNLCRTCLNAHGRRSCRNPKPCGINGCQSRHHPLLHSSVNCARNRQQVVAENHTNRQLEKSLLFPIVPVTLRGPRGVVTTFALLDDGSSMTLIEEGLARQIGAVGIKNPLCLVWTANVTRREENSMQITLNISGTRSQKQFRLNDVQTVRELSLPKQTIDFKSLASRYQHLRGLPIASYDDAVPRLLIGVNNVNLTVPLRVKEGQFREPIAVKTRLGWCVYGGETRNRVSTLNYHACNCTGDQKIHDIVKNHFELEEIGTRAATQLISDEDKRAQRILEETTVRKGVRFESGLLWRYDRVEFPDSYQMALRRLECLERKMIREPQLKDNLHLQMKEYQLKGYAHRATQAELANVDMRRVWYLPIGAVTNPMKPGKVRIIWDAAAKVDGISLNSMLLKGPDQLVSLPAILSRFRQFKVAVSADIQEMFHQISIRPDDRHSQRFLWRSDPSCAPEVFLMDVATFGSSCSPATAQYVKNKNAEAFAEKYPRAVNAVIQNHYVDDLLDSFESEEEASRVAEEIRTIHRCGGFNLRNWLSNSKRVDVSHTHGRVLGMLWITEEDVLCFSTSMKEEIQQLLIDNDRPTKRQILKCLMGFFDPLGLLSVFLVHGKVILQSVWRSGIKWDEKVNEDIYEQWRRWILLMKTVETLKIPRCYFVDATSERYRHLQLHIFVDASEVAYAALAYFRTIGVKSKPECVLVAAKSKVAPLKPLSIPRLELQAAVLGVRLMQFVKESHSVSIHQEYLWSDSLTVLGWLRSDHLRYRQYVACRVGELLTSTSVEDWRWVPSKQNPADQATKWGKGPQLNTTGTWFSGPEFLQLPEKEWPQQKTIISTAEEELRPIYSHRAIAIPELVFDFNRVSKYERAVRAMVYVLRFIENLKRKKGSEEAIVGLLNTTEIQTAERKLIQLVQWQVFGDEMVVIRRNLQSPTGKREELEKSSNLYPLTPIMDEFGILRMDGRIGAARNVSMDVKFPVILPKEHKFTHLLIDSYHRKYRHANFETVVNEVRQMFYVPRLRAVVKKVIKICQWCRVQNTKPRIPRMAPLPAARLSSFCKPFTYVGLDFFGPLTVKIGAERLLKEQVQRIQDDLVTTFTGTTTRWLLIPPAAPHMGGAWERLVRSIKTAMETTYNNDRKLDDEELETMVFEAEGIVNSRPLTYLPLDAEESEALTPNHFLLGSSNGVRQPVVKPTDPIRSIMSSWDMIQLQLDRFWKRWTREYLPTLTRRTKWFGEVKPLAEGDLVFIVDESKRNNWIRGRVQELIKSGDGRVRQAVVKTARGIIRRPVAKLAVLDVASRGKTEPDVRK